A genome region from Halorussus pelagicus includes the following:
- a CDS encoding DUF7549 family protein, whose protein sequence is MVWVRSEYAGELAVVAAWLSALLPWNVTYSTLSGVGSVLFVRFPFFQLRYVSGISISEGLAVRTPLSALALQEGQSIAAAYQAWTVGAAVVAAAVALSVLLYRFEERVEATIDPVRAMGGLLVLAGVVLSVATWLLWTRGFPGLPIPVGVVFLYLFGATLLVARRE, encoded by the coding sequence ATGGTATGGGTTCGGTCCGAGTACGCGGGCGAGTTGGCCGTGGTCGCGGCGTGGCTCTCGGCGCTCCTCCCGTGGAACGTCACCTACTCGACGCTCTCGGGCGTCGGTAGTGTCCTGTTCGTCCGCTTTCCGTTCTTTCAGCTTCGGTACGTCTCGGGCATCTCCATTTCGGAGGGTCTCGCGGTCCGGACGCCGCTGAGCGCGCTCGCGCTTCAGGAGGGCCAGTCGATAGCGGCCGCGTATCAGGCGTGGACGGTCGGCGCGGCGGTCGTCGCCGCCGCCGTGGCGCTGAGCGTCCTGCTTTATCGGTTCGAGGAGCGCGTCGAGGCGACCATCGACCCGGTGCGAGCGATGGGTGGCCTGCTCGTGCTCGCGGGCGTCGTCCTCTCGGTTGCGACGTGGTTGCTCTGGACTCGCGGGTTCCCCGGACTGCCGATTCCGGTCGGTGTCGTCTTCCTCTATCTGTTCGGCGCGACCTTGCTCGTCGCCCGTCGGGAGTGA
- a CDS encoding DUF5788 family protein — protein MKEYERKQLLERVEREGATVGADIPETIDVQGEEIDLREFVFEIKRRETVPAGERDRVDEAKKNLRRERLQRRQLLEEGDISREEGEDLVAAVVGIDRALNALESLGPTDLERESQAKEAADQKRWMSFLKQALGRDDAGSRGRF, from the coding sequence GTGAAGGAGTACGAGCGCAAGCAACTGCTCGAACGCGTCGAGCGCGAGGGCGCGACGGTCGGCGCGGACATCCCAGAGACCATCGACGTGCAGGGTGAGGAGATAGACCTCCGGGAGTTCGTCTTCGAAATCAAGCGACGGGAGACGGTTCCCGCGGGCGAGCGCGACCGAGTAGACGAGGCCAAGAAGAACCTCCGGCGCGAGCGTCTTCAGCGCAGGCAACTGCTGGAGGAGGGCGACATCTCCCGCGAGGAGGGCGAGGACCTCGTGGCCGCCGTCGTCGGCATCGACCGGGCGCTCAACGCGCTCGAAAGCCTCGGTCCGACCGACCTCGAACGCGAGAGCCAAGCCAAGGAGGCCGCCGACCAGAAGCGCTGGATGTCGTTTCTCAAGCAAGCGCTCGGGCGCGACGACGCGGGCAGTCGCGGACGATTCTAA
- a CDS encoding class I SAM-dependent methyltransferase, whose product MKKPGEVFADASVYDPGIEAIVPRYDELHDTILNAPPHDRSDPVNVLELGAGTGELTTKLLTRFPDSEVLAVDHSDQMLDEAERKLETFGDRATLRSGAFPDDYPNADGEYDLVVSSLAIHHLDETGKQDLFDAIYESLAPGGWFINGDVVRFDAPHLETLSEDMIENWVRSKGWDESAFMDEWEASDDYDDPSTLTDQLVWLRNSGFESVTSIWQYYNFAVYGGGKAE is encoded by the coding sequence ATGAAAAAGCCCGGAGAGGTGTTCGCGGACGCGAGCGTCTACGACCCCGGTATCGAGGCCATCGTGCCGCGGTACGACGAACTCCACGACACCATCCTCAACGCACCGCCACACGACCGAAGCGACCCCGTGAACGTCCTCGAACTCGGCGCGGGGACCGGCGAACTCACGACCAAACTCCTGACTCGGTTCCCCGACAGCGAGGTGCTGGCGGTTGACCACAGCGACCAGATGCTCGACGAGGCCGAGCGGAAACTGGAGACGTTCGGCGACCGCGCGACCCTCCGGTCGGGCGCGTTCCCCGACGACTACCCGAACGCGGACGGTGAGTACGACCTCGTGGTCTCCTCGCTGGCGATTCACCACCTCGACGAGACCGGGAAGCAGGACCTCTTTGACGCCATCTACGAATCGCTCGCGCCCGGCGGATGGTTCATCAACGGCGACGTGGTTCGGTTCGACGCGCCCCACCTCGAAACGCTCTCGGAGGACATGATAGAGAACTGGGTCCGCTCGAAGGGATGGGACGAGTCGGCGTTCATGGACGAGTGGGAGGCCAGCGACGACTACGACGACCCCTCGACGCTGACCGACCAGTTGGTCTGGCTCAGGAACTCTGGCTTCGAGTCGGTTACGTCCATCTGGCAGTATTACAACTTCGCGGTGTACGGCGGCGGCAAGGCCGAGTAG